GATCCGGGGCCATGGGTTGAAGCTGCCGCGAGCCGCCCCAGACCTTGCGAAAAAGCACCCGGGCTAGAGTCACGGAGGTGCGTGAGGATGTATCGGCAGCCACCGTCCGCACTTCCTCGATCGGTTTCTTGCAGATCAGCAAGATGGAGCGCACCGAGCGCTTGCTGGCGATGGCGACATCCGGAATGACCTTGAGGCCGGGAATGGACGCATAGGCCACGACCGGGACGATACCGATGTCCGCCGTACCCGTGCGCAGCGACTCGGCGCAGCCGGAGGGCACGGTATAGAAGATCTCGAAGTGCCGTCGCAGGTCGCCGTGGTCAAAGTCCCACATCAGCGGCGCGGTATTGAGGAAGGAAATGGCAGAGATCCGGAGCCGGGGCATCGCGGGGAATTCTAAACCAAACGATAGTGGTCCATGTCCTTGACGGCGGTTTCGGCAAGTGGCTACCCTCGGCGGTTGCATGCAGAGCGCCGCGACCAATGCGACCGCCGCCGCCCATCCGCTGGAGTGGCTGGCCCTGGCGTTGACGCCGGGTATGGGCGCTACCCGCAGCCGGCACCTGGTCGAGCACTTCCAGTCGGTGACCAACGTCTTTCGCGCGTCGCTCACTGAACTGGAGGCAGCGGGACTGCCAGCTGCGGCAGCCCAGGCCATCGGGACCGGCAAGTCGTTCGAGGCTGCGGAGCAGGAGATGGTGCGCGCGGCCTCCGCCGGAGCGCAGATCGTCACCCTCGACGACCCGCTCTATCCTCCGTTGCTGCGGCAGATCTATGATCCGCCGGTGGTTCTGTACCTGCGCGGCGACGCCGCTGTGCTTACGCAGCCGGCCATTGCGCTGGTCGGCACGCGCCATCCCACGCCTTACGGGATGGGCATGGCGGAGCGTCTGGCGTGTGACTTGGCCAACGCCGGACTGGTCATCACCAGCGGCCTGGCGCGCGGCGTGGATGCCTCGGGACACCGCGGCGCCATCCACGCCAAGGGGCGCTCCATCGCCGTCTTCGGCACCGGCGTGGACGTCGTCTATCCGCGGGAGAACGGGCGCATCGCGGACAGCCTGCTGGCCCTGGGCGGCGCGCTGGTGTCGGAGTTCGCCCTGGGGACCTTTGCGGCGCCGCAGAATTTTCCCATCCGCAACCGCATCATCAGTGGGCTTTCGCTGGGCGTGCTGGTGGTCGAAGCCGGCGAGTACAGCGGCACGCGCATCACGGCGCGCTGCGCCCTGGAGCAGGGTCGTGAGGTCTTCGCCGTGCCCGGTAACGTCACCAACCGGCTATCCTGGGGCCCCAACACGCTCATCAAGCAGGGCGCCAAGCTGGTCGCCACCTGGGAAGATGTCTTCGAAGAGCTTCCCTCGGAGGTCAAATCGGCATTGAAGCCCGCCTCACCTGAATCCCTGACCCCTTCGACCGCATCCTTATTCGAGGGAGAGAAGCTGTCCCCCCACGAAAAGCTCATCCTGAGCCAGTTGAAGAAGGACGAAGCCACCCACATCGACGAACTGGTGGAGCACCTGGAACCGCAGGTATCGTCCTCGGAAATCTTCGCAGCGCTGTTCGAATTGGAGCTGGCGGGCAAGATCCGGCAATTGCCGGGAAAGAATTTCGTGAAAAGCTTCTGACCGCTCCGAGTAGCCGCCAACAGCGTAATCGTGCTAGCTTGAATCCCGGGGGACCCACAGGAGAAGTTTTGGCTAAGGCATTAGTCATCGTCGAATCGCCCGCCAAGGCGAAGACGATCAACAAGTATCTCGGCAAGGACTACGAGGTGGAAGCCTCGCTCGGTCACGTCAAGGACCTGCCCAAGAGCATCCTGGGCGTGGACATCAAGAACGATTTCGCGACCGATTACGAGGTGATCCCCGGCAAAGAGAAGGTCCTCGCGAACCTGAGGAAGAAGGCGAAGACCGCCTCGGCCATCTACCTGGCGCCCGATCCGGACCGCGAAGGCGAAGCCATCGCCGCCCACCTGGCGGAAGAACTCGGCAACGGCAAGAAGAAGAACGGGACCCCGATCCATCGGGTGACGTTCAACGAGATCACGCAGAAGGCGGTGCGGGCCGCTTTCGAACATCCCCGCGAGATCGACCGTAACTTGGTGGACGCGCAGCAGACGCGCCGCGTACTCGACCGCCTGGTCGGCTACCAGGTGTCGCCCCTGTTGTGGGACAAAGTGCGCCGCGGGTTGTCGGCCGGGCGCGTGCAGACAGTCGCGCTCCGGCTCATCGTGGACCGCGAACGCGAGATCAAGGCCTTCGAAAAGAAGGAGTACTGGACCCTGGACGCGCACCTCGCCGCCGCCAAGCCCCCGGCCTTCGACGCGTACCTGGTGGGCTCCAATCCGGAAAAGAACGTCGTCCCGAGCGAGGAAGAGGCCAAGCGGATCCAGGCCCTGCTGGAGAAGGCGCAGTGGACGGTCACCAGCGTCGAGAAGAAGGAGCGGCGCCGCAGCGCCACCCCGCCGTTCACCACCAGCAAGTTGCAGCAGGACTCCTCGCGCAAGCTGCGCTTCAGCGTGAAGCGCACCATGATGATCGCCCAGCGGCTGTATGAGGGCGTGGAACTCGGAGAAGAGGGCTCGGTCGGCCTGATCACCTACATGCGTACCGATTCGACCGCGGTGTCGAACGACGCCATCGTCGAGGTCCGCGAGCACGTTGGCAAAGAATTCGGGCCGCAATACCTGCCCGAGACGCCGAACGTCTACAAGCAGCGCAAGGAAGCGCAGGCGGCCCACGAGGCCATCCGTCCGACCGCGGTCGCCCGGCATCCCGACGCCATCAAGGGCTTCCTCAAAGAAGACGAGTACAAGCTGTACAAGCTGATCTGGCAGCGCTTTGTGGCGTCGCAGATGAACCCGGCGGTCTTCGACCAGACGACCGTGGACATCGAGGCGCGCACCGATGGCGACATCTTCCCCTTCCGGGTCACCGGTTCGGTGCTCAAGTTCGACGGCTTCCTGAAGGTGTACGAGGAATCGAAGGAAGGGAAGGATGAGGAGGACGAGGCGCTCAAGCACAAGCTGCCGCTCCTCGAGGCCGGACAGAAGCTCACGCTGCGCTCGCTGAAGCCGGAGCAGCACTTCACCGAGCCTCCGCCGCGCTTCAACGAGGCGTCGCTGGTCAAGGAACTGGAAGAACGGGGCATCGGGCGGCCCTCGACCTACTCGGCCATCCTCTCCACCATCCAGGAGCGGCAATACGTGCAGAAGGCGGGCGGCAAGTTCGTGCCCACCGAGATCGGCCTGGTCGTCACCGACTTGCTGGTCGAGAATTTCAAGGACATCTTCGACGTCAGCTACACCGCCCGCCTGGAAGAAGAGCTGGACGAGATCGAAGAAGGCCACGAGAAGTGGACCGACGCCCTGCGCGAGTTCTACAAGAAGTTCGAGAAGGACCTCCGCTACGCCTCCAAGCACATGGAGAACATCAAGCGGATGGAGAAGCCCACGGCCGAGAAGTGCGAGCGGTGCGGCTCGCCCCTGGTCATCAAGTGGGGCAAGCACGGCTCCTTCTACGCGTGCAGCTCCTACGACAAGGACGATCCGAACAGCTGCACCTTCACCAAGGAGAATCCCATCGACCTGCCGGACCTGGATTCGGCCGACATGCAGGAGACGACGCAGGAGGAATATTGCGAGAACTGCGGGCGGGTGATGGTGCTCAAGCGCGGACGCTTCGGGCAAT
This sequence is a window from Terriglobales bacterium. Protein-coding genes within it:
- the topA gene encoding type I DNA topoisomerase, which produces MAKALVIVESPAKAKTINKYLGKDYEVEASLGHVKDLPKSILGVDIKNDFATDYEVIPGKEKVLANLRKKAKTASAIYLAPDPDREGEAIAAHLAEELGNGKKKNGTPIHRVTFNEITQKAVRAAFEHPREIDRNLVDAQQTRRVLDRLVGYQVSPLLWDKVRRGLSAGRVQTVALRLIVDREREIKAFEKKEYWTLDAHLAAAKPPAFDAYLVGSNPEKNVVPSEEEAKRIQALLEKAQWTVTSVEKKERRRSATPPFTTSKLQQDSSRKLRFSVKRTMMIAQRLYEGVELGEEGSVGLITYMRTDSTAVSNDAIVEVREHVGKEFGPQYLPETPNVYKQRKEAQAAHEAIRPTAVARHPDAIKGFLKEDEYKLYKLIWQRFVASQMNPAVFDQTTVDIEARTDGDIFPFRVTGSVLKFDGFLKVYEESKEGKDEEDEALKHKLPLLEAGQKLTLRSLKPEQHFTEPPPRFNEASLVKELEERGIGRPSTYSAILSTIQERQYVQKAGGKFVPTEIGLVVTDLLVENFKDIFDVSYTARLEEELDEIEEGHEKWTDALREFYKKFEKDLRYASKHMENIKRMEKPTAEKCERCGSPLVIKWGKHGSFYACSSYDKDDPNSCTFTKENPIDLPDLDSADMQETTQEEYCENCGRVMVLKRGRFGQFMACTGYPDCKTTRRLDQGKKVPDIPLDEKCPKCGRNLILRHGRYGEFVSCSGYPDCKWVKQNYIGMKCPECKQGELAEKKSRFGTIFYGCDRYPKCKFTSAHKPLDEPCPKCGSPYLVLKNLKSGPVISCPNNKRGEEKARRRRKAEPESTVQCDYSRPAPPEMLPPRPEAGQPEAPHAD
- the dprA gene encoding DNA-processing protein DprA; this translates as MQSAATNATAAAHPLEWLALALTPGMGATRSRHLVEHFQSVTNVFRASLTELEAAGLPAAAAQAIGTGKSFEAAEQEMVRAASAGAQIVTLDDPLYPPLLRQIYDPPVVLYLRGDAAVLTQPAIALVGTRHPTPYGMGMAERLACDLANAGLVITSGLARGVDASGHRGAIHAKGRSIAVFGTGVDVVYPRENGRIADSLLALGGALVSEFALGTFAAPQNFPIRNRIISGLSLGVLVVEAGEYSGTRITARCALEQGREVFAVPGNVTNRLSWGPNTLIKQGAKLVATWEDVFEELPSEVKSALKPASPESLTPSTASLFEGEKLSPHEKLILSQLKKDEATHIDELVEHLEPQVSSSEIFAALFELELAGKIRQLPGKNFVKSF